GAAAAAGGAGTACATTCAAAGGATAGGACGTGAGTGTTCTATCCTTTTGTATGGTTTAAAAGAGGTGATTTAGATGAACGGTATTTTGCCTTTATGGAAAGAAAGAGGGCTAACTTCGCATGATTGTGTGATGAGGCTTAGAAAAATACTAAAAATGAAGGCTATTGGTCATACTGGTACACTTGACCCCGAAGTAGAGGGAGTACTCCCCATATGTATTGGAAGGGCAACAAAAGTGGCTGCTTACTTAACTGATTCTCCAAAAGAGTATGAAGCTCAAGTTACCATAGGGACTGCGACTGAAACAGAGGATCAAACAGGAGAAATCATTGAAAAAACGGCGGATGTTCCTTGGATTGATAAAAAGGAGATTCTTGCAGTCCTGCAAACCTTTGTGGGAGAAATCACCCAAGTTCCTCCAATGTATTCAGCCGTAAAAGTAAATGGAAAAAGGCTGTATGAATATGCAAGAGAAGGTAAAATAGTAAAGCGTCCCGAAAGAAAAGTAACTATTTATAACATCAGCCTTATTTCTGACCCATTTAAAGATAACGACGGATTCCATTTTTCCATAAAAGTAAAATGTTCAAAAGGTACATATATTCGAACTCTTTGTGTTGATATTGGGAAAACTTTAGGGTATCCTTCTCATATGTCGAAACTTGTTCGAACAAAAGCAGGCGGCT
This genomic window from Bacillaceae bacterium S4-13-56 contains:
- the truB gene encoding tRNA pseudouridine(55) synthase TruB, whose protein sequence is MNGILPLWKERGLTSHDCVMRLRKILKMKAIGHTGTLDPEVEGVLPICIGRATKVAAYLTDSPKEYEAQVTIGTATETEDQTGEIIEKTADVPWIDKKEILAVLQTFVGEITQVPPMYSAVKVNGKRLYEYAREGKIVKRPERKVTIYNISLISDPFKDNDGFHFSIKVKCSKGTYIRTLCVDIGKTLGYPSHMSKLVRTKAGGFDISHTMTLEEVKQKLEENKLEESLYPMDRGVEHLPFLKVNETVQKQVMNGRVLPIPENIPKSDPFRMIGVDGTTIALYQKHPEKQGLIKPVRVF